The following is a genomic window from Bradysia coprophila strain Holo2 chromosome IV unlocalized genomic scaffold, BU_Bcop_v1 contig_5, whole genome shotgun sequence.
AACTGCTTGAACACTGTCTGTAATGGCCCATTTAGCATCACCCAGTGCAACAGACAATTCGTATGGAGTGAGAAGAGGCTTATCGAATGCTGTGCCCCAATCAATGGATAGCCGTGGACATGCTACTTGGACAAATGCATCGATATCATTAAACAAGGCCAATTTGGTTGGAAACACCTCGGACAATAGAATGATTACCGCCTTACGATTGTGATGATTGATGCGTGATTGCAGGTATTTCATTACTTTGAGTGATCCCTGCCGACCCAATGTACCCAATATTAAGCCAAACGATTGTGCTTGACTCGCCTGATCGATGCTCTTTTTCCGATTGTATCTCATTTGCTTGTGATCGTATAGTTCTCTGGTGAATTTCTTTTCGTATGGATCATATTTGAAGGCTTCAATCGATGGATTAGCAATCATTGCCGATTCGAGGTGGAAACGACCATCTCCAAGGTAAATGATCGTAGAAATGTTATCCAATCTCGGAGACGTACATCCCAATATTTCACCAGGACTTAGAGGCTTCGATTGAGGAACATCGACCGTATATCCGTCGTTTCTCAGCTCTTTAGCAGCGGCATGCAACGTCGAAACAAACTGTATCGTACTGACGAATGCCAATTTCTTCTCGGatgcaaaatttaattttacactTTCGATGAAATGGACTGCGTCGATTTTGATATCAACGAACACGTAGAGCACTTTAATTCCAACAGTTTGGTCCATCGGTATCAAGCAGCTGTGACCGTAATGAACTAACAAGTCAGCACCCAATGCCTTTGCAGTGAAATCGTCTATGCAACACGCTCCGTACGTTACATCTCCCATAATAACGGTGTCGGCATCGGTGAATCTCTCGATAATATCACAGATCATCAGCGAAAACATGAGTAATCctgtaaaaaatttatattttagttTTCGGCTGTGATTGTCGGGTAGGAAGTGAGCAGGATAGTGGTAGTTTACCAGCACTCCGGTTTCCTTCAAATATGCTTTTTGAAGTAAGCATCCCCTCATTGACGAAGGGAGAAACTAACACCAATCAAACTACCCTCTTAAAAAGTCCACTTTTCAGATTATGAAATACTTGTCATGTCTTAGGGACAATGTAAACTTTCCTTAAAATAGTGGTCGGGTCAAGTACGATATTTTCTATAGGCATACTTCAATAACttcaaagtattttgtttcgtttgataATAGCAATGTAGCAAATGCATGTTTCTTCTTCGAGACCAAGTCGTAAAATTTGGTTGATGACGTCGTCAAAGTAAAAATCGTTCCaacttagaaactaaaagtctTATGATCAGAATCACTGATGTGACCTGTTACCTTTCTAAGAACTTTGACATGAGCGTGAAACGTATGGAAGTTTGTTTACCTTCGGGCATTTGTAGGGCGACCCTCTTTGCTTTCATTTCTCGTATGCGCCAGATGGTCTtgtgaatttcaaaattataattctGTGGCAATGCACTAATTGCTGCATTAATCAGTGGATCGTTGAGTAGTTCTGCAGGTATTTTATTGACTGTTTTCGTAACGCCTTTAAACACTTTTTTTGGCTTAGCTTTAACTATCACTACATTCTCGCCGTCTTCCAtcttttctaatttttaatttcaataaattaacgACAACTACACTATTACGACCAGCGCTggtataaaaattataaaattgaaactctGGGCAACGAAAACAACATGTGTGTATCCAAGAAATTCGATGACATTGACAGCAGTGAATGCAGTGTTAACATCTGAGGCCACGGTCAGATTCATTAAGGTGCGCCATCTTCATGGTAAATCAGTTGCGTATTGCAGCAAAGGAAGTTAAAGTTTAAATCGTTTAAATATTGGAAATGGATAATGTCCATAAAGGAAATGGAAATATAAATGAGGAAATGAGGTAAATCATAAaacactgctcctagcattaacatagaacATATTTCGAGGCTGATATGCCTATTAGAACAGGCTTTCAtcgtatgagttaaaacacacgACCATACCACTTCAtagcaaaagtgatcacagttaacagctgccaaatagattaaactattttgtattaaatggtttttaacacagtttttcctaactagtgttaaaatatcgcgacttcgtcgctaTTTCCCACGTTGTTTAAGAAAAAcattgttcctaacttatgttgaaaggctttttttttagcaaattcgaTTTGagcactcgccttcggctccaGCTAGGAACCTCTCGTTtactaaaaaagcattttagcatgcgttgGGAAAACAACTATTACAGTTGTGTgtcacactgtcaagtttcagtaccctatttagagtaccgtctcatgcttgaagtgcgttgacacATTACATACTCCATTCATGTaacaaaatttggtagttttttGACGTCTGATTCGAAGTGTTAATGATGGAAGCAGTGCTAAGAGTGAATACAGGAAGACTGGTGAGTCGTAGATACAGAGAAAATAGAAGCACGGCATAGTAAAaaaaaccaggcaggagcggcagttcattttcgaaacgtcaaataggggacctaatacactgtgtGAGAAttaactcaaatgaacactgacataaattgaaaaattttattcgcaaaaaatatggggctactagattattcattGGAAGAGATCATTCATtgagattattcaggtccctagtcaaatcggCGCTCCTACCTGGTTGACTTTCCTCTGTCGTGATGGAAGCAAACATAGTGACTTTTGATTAAATTGAGCGATTTATTTGCAGAGTGTTACATGATTTTGTATAGAGTcgttaaaactcatttcccCGGGGCTTAGTAAGGAAAAGAACTTTCGTGACTGTTTAGAACTTTGTATATTGACTTGCATGGTTGCATCACTCACCTCCGGCTTTGCCACACTTGGGAGCCcgggaaatgagtcattaaTTCATTGACGACTTTTATGACTTAAAAAACctatttcctattttctttgAGTGCAATGACATCAACTTGTTAAATTTGAGAAGAAGATTCGTCtcaactttttaaaatttttaaattttcgttgttaAAAACCTACTTTAAAGAAGATTTGCTGATTTGCTACAggaaaaaataattgagaCCTAACCCAATACTGTAAATATATCAAACAGTTTATGTTCAATCagtttaaaatcaaaaatgtttactttaaGTAACTGTACTACAAAGCTACCACaaaagataataaaaaaattgattcgagAAAATGTAGTGACATCTTACAGCAACAGAAGATAGTGTTCAACCAGACATTGGATATTGTGCATATGTCTAACACTCGACTCAGTTGAGATATTTCACCATCCTCGTATTTATATGAAGATTGTTGCGCATGTCACTTTAacttacaattaaaatttatcaatttatatGGCTGTATGCTGCTAGAACACGAAGATACATTCcaagacaataaaaaatcatGGAAGAAGCCGAGATCATCGAAATTCATTCCATCTGGAGAGGACATCATTACCGAGGTAATTACACCAGTTTTGCAACCTATAATCAAAATGAATGCAAGTTTTCCGTGAAAACATGATTGGAGGTTAAGAGAGGTGTAAAAGAGCAAAATTATTAGTAAGTAGATGTCACGATCATTAATGAGAGtggtgaatttaatttttttttgtttattttgtgtgtttttttttacttcaatttacATAAACATTGGAACTGTGTATACTTAGCACAGCTGGatgattaattgaaaattatattcgcAAAGGGAAATAAATTAGGAATTTAAACATTAACGTGACGTGTTTTTTTGTATTACttacaaatttttcctttacacACATCGAAGATCAAGAGTCGAGATAGCTCTACACAATTTGCTTGTCTTGCTTTTCCTATTTCTCTATACAGATTGTTGTGTGATCAATACACGAACACGATGCTAAATTTCTTACATAATTACAGGGCAAATGTCTTTGTGGTCAGTACATTCGGGCCCGATTAAGACGTGCGGGATTTTTGAATAGGAAGGTAACTCAACGCTTACGTACAATGTTAGACACACCAGCTACATTTTCAACTAGAGAAATTTTTCCGGCATTAAATGCGGTATGAATTAAACCGTCTTTTAATAATGGTCACAgtatttaacgaaattttaataaaattgttgcagATGGGGGAGGAGCTCGAACGAATGCATCCCAGAATTTATTCGAATGTATCACGGCAACTGTCACGAGCTGCATTTGGAGAATTACAGgtaaaaaatcaaagaagcTCGGAAATAACAGGACTGGGCGTAATTTTTGGATGTAGAGGAAGTAAATCTTTTTGCTTGGAGTCAATGACTATGCTCGACTTTAACTTCGAATCCTGAACTCCTAGTCGTTGCCATAACATTTATCGACCACTTTCTAAGTGATCATACTCTACACACTCTGATCAACACTGGTTCTCCAATCACTTGCTTAGCAAGCAACACTTTCCAAATTTTAAGTTAACACAGTGAAGTTCCTCAATAGTTACCAGTTCCGTATCATATTGATAGTGGATACTCTAGAGTTCTTCAAACACCACCTGTCCTGTCCTCAACATGTGGCGATAAACATATAGAGAAATATGGCCAAATTCACGGGCTAGGGAAAAATCTCCAAGTGTATTATCGTCGGGGATGATAAATCGTCGGGGATGATAAATCGTCGGGGATGATAAATCGTCGGGGATGATAAATCGTCGGGGACGATAAATCGTCggggacgatattatcgttttcaacgacgatattatcgtcagaGCGACGATGATATCGTATCAGAcgacaataattttgttttcccgacgataatatcgtttcaagcagcaatattatcgtttctgcagtgataatatcacccgtaaaacgatattatcgcccaagaaacgatattatcatttctgATATTATATTATCACCagtgaaacaatattatcgtccaagcgacgataatatcgtattagacgacaataatatcgttttccggacaataatatcgtttcatgcaacaatattatcatttatacagtgataatatcacccgtgaaacgatattatcgtacagaaaacgatattatcgccgattgaaacgatattattgtttttgatacGATAATATTGTTCGCTGTTCGATAATATTCTTCGctgtacgataatattgtCCGATATACTgagcaacgatattatcgtccatgaaacgatattatcaccGCTGCAACGATAATACACTCGGAGATTTTTCCCGTCATCCAAATTCACACCCTAGTAGACCCCAATGATATCCTACGTGAATGAATCATCACGAGATCTCTTAGGAAAATGTTGACCAATCTTTCATAAAGCGAAACGTCTAATCAGTCAAGAAATTCTGTCGCTATCGTCGTTATctcaacaatttattttctttcaatttcagtGTGCCGATACTGCCCCATTTCTTCTTCATGCCGCAGCTAaagaattattcaaaaatgaaataaattgggGAAAAATAATCTCAATGTTTGCAATAGCCGGCGGTCTAGCCGTGGACATTGTACGTCAAGGCCATTACGAATATTTGCACCGGTTGATCGATGGTACTGGCGATGTTATCGAAGAAGATCTGTTGCCATGGTTACGGGACAATGGTAGTTTCTACGGTCTGCTCGACCACATTCGGCCAGCTGTACCGGAACAGTCATTTCTCAATTGGTTTACATTGTGCGTTGCCATAATATTCGTACTGTATGTTATC
Proteins encoded in this region:
- the LOC119072078 gene encoding 2-(3-amino-3-carboxypropyl)histidine synthase subunit 1, which codes for MEDGENVVIVKAKPKKVFKGVTKTVNKIPAELLNDPLINAAISALPQNYNFEIHKTIWRIREMKAKRVALQMPEGLLMFSLMICDIIERFTDADTVIMGDVTYGACCIDDFTAKALGADLLVHYGHSCLIPMDQTVGIKVLYVFVDIKIDAVHFIESVKLNFASEKKLAFVSTIQFVSTLHAAAKELRNDGYTVDVPQSKPLSPGEILGCTSPRLDNISTIIYLGDGRFHLESAMIANPSIEAFKYDPYEKKFTRELYDHKQMRYNRKKSIDQASQAQSFGLILGTLGRQGSLKVMKYLQSRINHHNRKAVIILLSEVFPTKLALFNDIDAFVQVACPRLSIDWGTAFDKPLLTPYELSVALGDAKWAITDSVQAVTDSENYPMDFYASNSLGYWTPNHKPPDGCENAFKRSDCCGKCEKKA
- the LOC119072083 gene encoding bcl-2-related ovarian killer protein codes for the protein MLLEHEDTFQDNKKSWKKPRSSKFIPSGEDIITEGKCLCGQYIRARLRRAGFLNRKVTQRLRTMLDTPATFSTREIFPALNAMGEELERMHPRIYSNVSRQLSRAAFGELQCADTAPFLLHAAAKELFKNEINWGKIISMFAIAGGLAVDIVRQGHYEYLHRLIDGTGDVIEEDLLPWLRDNGSFYGLLDHIRPAVPEQSFLNWFTLCVAIIFVLYVITYTIKTIGSSVYSFLV